A single window of Nakaseomyces glabratus chromosome G, complete sequence DNA harbors:
- the CIR2 gene encoding electron-transferring-flavoprotein dehydrogenase (CAGL0G06402g~Ortholog(s) have mitochondrion localization), with protein MLGLGVKNNSVLRRQGTRYVHQILKHQNKGNRNALKAITLGSHNRLARTCNVQLSKRFSTTRATSASEEVAFKNLSQEQRDILTQERAVDNVDVCIVGGGPSGLATAIKLKQLDNEHGSGNLRVVVLEKASDMGLHIVSGAILEPKVWRELFPESEFYNEDGSGIPLPPDIATPVTKGQLKYLLNGSIGLPMPEPPAMVNEGNYIVSLNRVVSYLAEKAEEIGVEIYPGISVSEVIYDDSGNNVIGVASKDLGISKRGLPKDTFERGMEFHARTTVFAEGCRGSLTGEVIDKYNLRHGRENQTYGLGIKEVWEVSSEKFQKGFASHTMGYPLSNSVYGGGFMYHFGDGLVAVGLVVGLDYKNPYVSPYKEFQKMKHHPFYANVLEGGKCISYAARALNEGGLQAIPKLHFPGGVLVGASAGFMNVPKIKGTHTAMKSGLLAAESIFQSLKDRTPIEEVESLADEEVVDLVDYEKAVKSSWITEELSIVRNIRPSFTSKLGGLGGMMYSGLDSYILRGHVPWTFKFHKSDASVTGDARDYKPINYPKPDGKLSFDIMTSVSRTGTYHDEDERSHLRVPNQDLTAYATKSYPKFKGVEERFCPAGVYEFIEDPSSPIGVKFKINSQNCIHCKTCDIKSPIEEIKWVVPEGGDGPKYTLS; from the coding sequence ATGCTGGGACTAGGGGTTAAGAACAATTCTGTGCTTAGACGACAAGGTACGAGGTATGTCCATCAAATACTGAAACATCAAAACAAAGGAAACAGAAACGCTTTGAAAGCGATCACACTTGGATCACATAACAGACTAGCAAGAACATGCAATGTCCAATTGTCCAAGAGGTTTTCCACTACACGGGCCACAAGCGCATCCGAAGAAGTAGCATTTAAAAACTTATCCCAGGAGCAAAGAGACATTTTGACTCAGGAAAGAGCTGTTGATAACGTGGACGTATGCATCGTAGGCGGTGGGCCATCAGGTTTAGCCACCGCTATAAAATTGAAGCAACTTGATAATGAACATGGCAGCGGTAACTTACGCGTGGTTGTACTAGAGAAAGCTAGTGATATGGGACTACATATTGTATCCGGTGCAATCCTGGAACCTAAAGTATGGAGAGAATTATTCCCAGAAAGTGAATTTTACAATGAGGATGGCTCTGGTATACCATTACCACCTGATATCGCAACTCCAGTAACAAAAGGCcaattgaaatatttattgaatGGAAGTATCGGTCTTCCAATGCCCGAACCACCTGCCATGGTCAATGAAGGTAATTACATTGTGTCCCTTAACCGTGTTGTCAGTTATCTAGCTGAGAAAGCAGAAGAGATTGGTGTCGAAATATATCCTGGAATTTCTGTATCGGAAGTCATATACGATGACTCAGGTAACAATGTCATTGGTGTAGCTTCAAAGGATTTAGGTATCTCTAAAAGAGGTTTACCAAAGGATACTTTTGAGAGAGGTATGGAATTCCACGctagaacaactgtgtTTGCTGAAGGTTGTCGTGGCTCCTTGACAGGAGAGGTTATagataaatataatttgaGACATGGCAGAGAAAATCAGACATATGGTCTTGGTATCAAAGAAGTATGGGAAGTGTCTTCGgagaaatttcaaaaaggaTTTGCTTCGCACACGATGGGATATCCATTATCTAACAGCGTCTACGGTGGTGGATTTATGTATCATTTTGGGGACGGACTGGTAGCTGTGGGCCTAGTTGTCGGCCTGGATTACAAAAATCCATATGTTTCCCCATACAAGgaatttcaaaagatgAAGCATCACCCTTTTTATGCGAATGTTCTTGAAGGAGGCAAGTGTATATCTTACGCTGCCAGGGCTTTAAATGAAGGTGGTCTACAGGCTATACCAAAACTACATTTCCCAGGTGGTGTTCTAGTAGGTGCTTCTGCCGGATTTATGAATGTTCCTAAAATTAAGGGAACTCATACCGCTATGAAATCTGGTTTACTTGCTGCTGAGAGTATATTTCAATCTCTCAAAGATAGAACACCTATTGAAGAGGTCGAAAGTCTGgctgatgaagaagttgttGATTTAGTCGACTACGAAAAGGCTGTAAAGTCCTCATGGATTACTGAGGAATTGAGCATCGTGAGGAACATTAGACCTTCCTTTACCTCAAAACTCGGGGGCCTTGGTGGTATGATGTACTCAGGTCTTGATTCATATATTTTAAGAGGGCATGTTCCTTGGACTTTTAAATTCCACAAATCAGATGCTAGCGTTACTGGCGATGCGAGAGACTACAAACCTATCAACTACCCTAAACCGGATGGCAAGTTATCATTTGATATAATGACCTCTGTCTCGAGAACTGGTACATATcatgatgaagatgaaagaaGCCATCTACGTGTTCCAAATCAAGATCTAACAGCTTACGCTACCAAGTCTTATCCAAAATTCAAAGGTGTAGAGGAAAGATTCTGCCCCGCAGGTGTATACGAGTTTATCGAAGACCCTTCTTCTCCTATTGGTGTgaaatttaaaattaaCTCTCAAAATTGTATTCATTGTAAGACATGTGATATTAAATCACCAATTGAGGAAATTAAGTGGGTTGTTCCCGAGGGTGGTGATGGCCCCAAATACACTTTGTCATGA
- the SNX3 gene encoding Snx3p (CAGL0G06424g~Ortholog(s) have phosphatidylinositol-3-phosphate binding activity, role in late endosome to Golgi transport, protein localization and cytosol, endosome, fungal-type vacuole membrane, nucleus localization), whose amino-acid sequence MSGKREFKSFGSTEETMFSQHHKIPSTSEMYAEPENFLEIEVRNPKTHVPNGVDQRGMYTDYEIICRTNLPNFHKRASRVRRRYSDFEFFRKCLLKEISMLNNPRVVVPHLPGKIYLSNRFSDEVIEERRQGLNRWMQIVAGHPLLQSGSKTLIRFIEDDKFVG is encoded by the coding sequence ATGTCTGGGAAGCGTGAGTTTAAGTCATTTGGGAGCACTGAGGAGACGATGTTCTCCCAGCATCACAAGATACCTAGTACGAGTGAGATGTATGCTGAGCCTGAGAATTTCCTGGAGATAGAAGTCAGGAATCCCAAGACACATGTGCCAAACGGTGTGGATCAGCGTGGTATGTACACAGATTACGAGATCATATGCAGGACTAATCTGCCCAATTTCCACAAGCGGGCATCCAGGGTACGTAGAAGGTATAGTGATTTCGAGTTCTTCAGAAAATGTTTGTTGAAAGAGATATCTATGCTCAATAATCCAAGAGTGGTTGTGCCACACTTACCTGGAAAGATATACTTGAGCAATAGGTTTAGCGATGAAGTaatagaagaaagaagacaaGGACTAAATAGATGGATGCAGATTGTTGCCGGACACCCTCTGTTGCAATCTGGATCCAAAACTTTAATAAGATTTATAGAAGACGACAAGTTTGTAGGttag
- a CDS encoding uncharacterized protein (CAGL0G06446g~Protein of unknown function), producing MLILTTTWNHIARQDSCNHLSNRCMKCVISFYTLEDMLAIVNILDYTWYANAGVLRYAYQRTDSDVKPRLDSLYHPSPPHFGLEDKHTNIQTYKQHLSYTPPPRHQTR from the coding sequence ATGCTCATCCTTACAACAACATGGAATCATATCGCTCGTCAGGACTCTTGTAACCACCTCTCAAATAGATGCATGAAATGTGTCATAAGTTTTTACACTCTTGAAGATATGCTTGCCATCGTGAATATATTAGACTATACTTGGTATGCCAATGCCGGTGTTTTGAGATATGCATATCAAAGGACCGACTCAGATGTAAAACCCCGGCTTGATTCCCTTTATCATCCATCCCCCCCCCACTTTGGTCTCGAAGACAAACATACAAACATACAAACATACAAACAGCACCTCAGCTACACCCCCCCACCCAGACATCAAACTCGTTGA